From Solanum lycopersicum chromosome 8, SLM_r2.1, the proteins below share one genomic window:
- the LOC138337814 gene encoding uncharacterized protein — MGEYLVVPNSFYGCGKGGQIVKECPNVRSQGKGNGQAQPSHPSFEAQKSNHFYALKARVEYENSPNVVTGMLQVFFVNVYALLDLCATLSFVTHLVDRKFDVLSNLLVEPFSVCTLMGDSVVAKTVYRKCLVMLPSRVTLVDLVEMDMLDFDVILGMD; from the coding sequence ATGGGTGAATATCTTGTTGTGCCTAATAGTTTCTATGGTTGTGGCAAGGGTGGCCAGATAGTGAAAGAATGTCCTAATGTGAGAAGTCAAGGAAAGGGTAATGGACAAGCTCAACCAAGTCATCCTAGTTTTGAAGCTCAAAAAAGTAACCATTTCTATGCACTGAAGGCTAGGGTTGAATATGAGAACTCTCCCAATGTTGTGACgggtatgttacaagttttttttgttaatgtttatgcattgctTGATCTATGtgctactctttcttttgttacACATTTAGTAGATAGGAAATTTGATGTACTTTCTAATCTTTTGGTTGAACCCTTTTCGGTTTGTACCCTAATGGGTGACTCTGTAGTTGCAAAAACAGTCTATAGGAAATGTCTTGTGATGCTTCCCAGTAGAGTTACTCTTGTTGATTTGGTAGAAATGGACAtgttagattttgatgttattttgggaATGGATTAG
- the LOC101268488 gene encoding histidine decarboxylase-like: MMMLCTKMMSNIVTSLPSENIVNGNMKKLVKVTPPRPRKKLQLAVIEPGLGSGVSSPDYILDNYLKTLAQRVKYHLGFPENIFYDHHLALAPLLQFHLNNCGDPFTENPVDFHSKDFEVAVLDWFAKLWEIDKDEYWGYVTHGGTEGNLHGIWIGRELLPNGILYTSKDSHYSVFKAARLYRIDLEMINTSTNGEMDYSDLKAKLLHNKDKPAIININIGTTFKGAMDDIDVILQTLEDCGYSHDKFYIHCDAALNGLIVPFTKNVISFKKPIGSVTISGHKFIGCPIPCGVQITRKSHIGYLSRNVEYIASMDATISGSRNGLTPILLWYSLSSKGQIGIQQDVKRCLNNARYLRDRLKQANISVMLNELSTIVVLERPHDHEFTRHWQLSCVKDIAHVIVMPSITRETLDDFFIDLVQKRKMWYQDGSVKPPCVADDIGAQNCACALHNGQYIFL; encoded by the exons ATGATGATGCTTTGCACTAAAATGATGAGCAACATAGTGACATCTCTTCCAAGTGAGAATATTGTCAATGGAAACATGAAGAAATTAGTAAAGGTGACACCACCAAGGCCAAGAAAGAAATTGCAACTAGCCGTGATAGAGCCTGGGTTGGGAAGTGGTGTTTCTTCACCTGACTATATATtggataattatttaaaaacacTTGCACAAAGAGTCAAATATCATCTGg GTTTTCCAGAGAACATATTCTATGATCACCACCTTGCTTTAGCTCCACTTTTGCAATTTCACTTAAATAATTGTGGTGATCCTTTCACGGAAAACCCTGTGGATTTTCATTCAAAAGATTTTGAAGTGGCCGTTTTGGATTGGTTTGCCAAATTATGGGAAATTGACAAGGATGAATATTGGGGTTATGTTACTCATGGTGGCACAGAAGGCAATCTTCATGGAATTTGGATAGG gcGAGAGTTACTTCCTAATGGAATCTTATACACATCAAAAGATTCTCATTATTCAGTCTTCAAAGCTGCAAGATTGTACAGAATAGATTTGGAAATGATCAACACATCAACAAATGGAGAGATGGATTATTCTGATTTGAAAGCAAAATTGCTTCATAACAAGGACAAACCagcaattataaatattaatattg GAACTACATTCAAAGGGGCTATGGATGACATTGATGTTATTCTTCAAACACTTGAAGATTGTGGTTATTCCCATGATAAGTTTTATATCCATTGTGATGCAGCCCTCAATGGACTTATTGTCCCTTTCACTAAAAAT GTGATTAGCTTCAAGAAGCCAATTGGGAGTGTCACAATTTCAGGTCACAAGTTCATAGGATGTCCAATTCCTTGTGGAGttcaaataacaagaaaaagtCACATCGGTTATCTCTCAAGAAATGTCGAATACATTGCTTCTATGGATGCCACAATTTCTGGAAGTCGAAATGGCTTAACTCCAATTTTGTTGTGGTACAGTTTAAGCTCTAAAGGTCAAATTGGGATACAACAAGATGTTAAGAGATGCCTCAACAACGCTAGATATTTAAGAGATCGTCTTAAGCAAGCAAATATTAGTGTCATGCTTAATGAGTTGAGTACTATAGTTGTGCTTGAGAGGCCTCATGATCATGAGTTTACTCGTCATTGGCAACTCTCTTGCGTGAAGGATATTGCACATGTAATTGTTATGCCAAGTATCACAAGAGAAACATTGGACGATTTCTTCATTGATTTGgtgcaaaaaagaaaaatgtggtACCAAGATGGAAGCGTTAAGCCTCCTTGTGTTGCAGATGATATTGGTGCTCAAAATTGTGCATGCGCTCTTCATAATGGTCAATATATATTCCTTTAA